From a region of the Methanobrevibacter olleyae genome:
- the secY gene encoding preprotein translocase subunit SecY has protein sequence MFLENFKPIFKLLPEVKTPIHRQDFKEKLKWTAIVLVLYYFLTQIPLYGLSPAAVDQFAQLRAVMAGSFGSILTLGIGPIVTASIVLQLLVGAKILNLDLSKHEHKAMFQSTQKLLAIIITIFEAGVLVLTGSLVPIDTSFYGIMILQLVIGAVLILYLDEVVSKWGFGSGVGLFIAAGVAQTIIVGTFNFLPASAASTTASGILPAFIQSIIGGAPNFSILIPLIATIIVFLIAVYGECMRIEIPISHGQVRGHGRIRGSVGKYPLKFIYASNMPVILTSALLVNVSLLASVFQKIGFPIFGEVSGGRAISGIALWLTTPNSLGVLFTNPLRVLFYAIVFLGCCVLFSWLWVEISGSLNAKEVSKQLYNSGIQIPGFRSSKRQLYMIMKKYIPALTILGGLFVGILAFIADLTGALGGGTGVLLTVGIVYKLYEEIAQEQLMEMHPMLRKFLGND, from the coding sequence ATGTTTTTAGAGAATTTTAAGCCTATATTTAAGTTACTTCCTGAGGTCAAGACTCCTATTCACAGACAAGACTTTAAGGAAAAGCTTAAATGGACGGCGATTGTTTTAGTTTTATATTATTTTTTAACTCAAATTCCGTTATATGGTTTGAGTCCAGCTGCAGTTGATCAATTTGCCCAATTAAGAGCTGTTATGGCAGGTAGTTTTGGGTCAATTCTTACTTTAGGTATAGGGCCTATTGTAACAGCATCTATTGTTTTACAACTTTTAGTTGGTGCAAAAATATTAAATTTAGACTTATCTAAACATGAACATAAAGCTATGTTTCAAAGTACTCAAAAATTATTAGCTATTATAATCACAATATTCGAAGCAGGAGTTTTAGTACTTACTGGAAGTTTAGTGCCTATTGACACTTCTTTCTATGGGATAATGATTCTCCAATTAGTTATTGGTGCAGTTTTAATACTCTACCTTGATGAAGTAGTATCTAAATGGGGATTCGGTAGTGGTGTAGGATTATTCATTGCTGCTGGTGTAGCTCAAACTATTATAGTAGGAACATTTAATTTCTTACCAGCTTCTGCAGCATCTACAACTGCTTCAGGTATTCTTCCTGCATTTATACAGTCTATTATAGGTGGAGCTCCTAATTTCTCCATATTAATTCCATTAATTGCTACTATCATTGTATTCTTAATAGCGGTATATGGTGAATGTATGAGAATAGAAATCCCTATTTCTCATGGTCAAGTAAGAGGACACGGTAGAATCAGAGGTTCTGTAGGTAAATATCCTTTAAAATTTATTTATGCAAGTAACATGCCAGTTATTTTAACAAGTGCACTTCTTGTAAACGTTTCACTTTTAGCTAGTGTATTTCAAAAGATTGGTTTTCCTATTTTTGGTGAAGTATCTGGAGGAAGAGCTATTAGTGGAATTGCATTATGGCTAACTACTCCTAATAGTTTAGGTGTATTATTTACTAATCCATTAAGAGTTTTATTCTATGCGATTGTTTTCTTAGGCTGTTGTGTACTTTTCTCATGGTTATGGGTAGAAATCAGTGGTTCATTAAATGCAAAAGAAGTTTCTAAACAACTTTATAACTCAGGTATACAAATTCCAGGTTTTAGAAGTAGTAAAAGACAACTTTATATGATTATGAAAAAGTATATTCCAGCTCTTACTATTCTAGGAGGTTTATTCGTAGGTATATTGGCATTTATTGCTGATTTAACTGGTGCTCTCGGTGGAGGTACTGGTGTATTACTTACTGTAGGTATTGTATATAAACTTTATGAAGAGATTGCCCAAGAACAGCTTATGGAAATGCATCCAATGTTAAGAAAATTCTTAGGAAATGATTAA
- a CDS encoding adenylate kinase has protein sequence MKLVVLTGIPGSGSTTLLNSALKEVDYLHLNYGDIMTEIALEKGLVENRDELRKLPANTQKEIQKEAGIRIKEKSESDNVIVDTHCTISTPAGFLPGLPKWVLEGLNPDTFILVEAHPDEIMVRRLNDETRQRDAEKAKDIHLHQEMNRAAAMAYATLTGATVKIISNHDNHLPSTVRKMVDLLK, from the coding sequence ATGAAATTGGTAGTTTTAACTGGAATTCCAGGATCTGGAAGTACAACTTTACTAAATAGTGCATTAAAAGAAGTAGATTATCTTCATTTAAACTATGGAGATATTATGACTGAAATTGCTCTTGAAAAAGGGCTTGTTGAAAATAGGGATGAGCTGAGAAAATTACCTGCTAATACTCAAAAAGAGATTCAAAAAGAAGCAGGTATTAGAATAAAAGAAAAATCTGAATCTGATAATGTTATTGTAGATACTCATTGTACTATTAGTACACCTGCGGGTTTCTTACCAGGACTTCCTAAATGGGTATTAGAAGGATTAAATCCAGATACTTTTATTTTGGTTGAAGCACATCCTGATGAAATCATGGTAAGAAGATTAAATGATGAAACCAGACAAAGAGATGCTGAAAAAGCAAAAGATATTCATTTACATCAAGAAATGAACAGGGCTGCAGCTATGGCTTATGCTACTTTAACTGGAGCAACAGTAAAAATTATCTCTAATCATGATAATCATTTACCTTCAACTGTTAGAAAAATGGTTGATTTATTAAAATAA
- a CDS encoding MarR family transcriptional regulator — protein MENKDKVIEAFKNSEEALNAKKVSELSGVEKKEVDKIMKELKKDETIVSPKRCYWTLAEK, from the coding sequence ATGGAAAACAAAGATAAAGTAATTGAAGCATTTAAAAACTCTGAAGAAGCTTTAAACGCTAAAAAAGTAAGTGAACTTTCAGGTGTAGAAAAGAAAGAAGTCGATAAAATTATGAAAGAATTAAAAAAAGATGAAACTATTGTCTCTCCAAAAAGATGTTATTGGACTCTTGCAGAAAAATAA
- a CDS encoding 50S ribosomal protein L34e produces the protein MPANRFRSRSYKRTNKKTPGGVNVLRYKKKKPSKHICAECGAVLHGVPRGRPYEIGKLAKSQKRPNRPFGGNLCPKCARKHFKNEARK, from the coding sequence ATGCCTGCAAATAGATTTAGATCAAGATCATATAAAAGAACAAATAAAAAAACTCCTGGTGGAGTTAATGTTTTAAGATATAAAAAGAAAAAACCATCTAAGCATATATGTGCTGAATGTGGTGCTGTATTACATGGTGTTCCAAGAGGACGTCCTTATGAGATTGGTAAATTAGCTAAATCTCAAAAAAGACCTAACCGTCCATTTGGTGGAAACTTATGTCCAAAATGTGCGCGTAAGCATTTTAAAAATGAGGCAAGAAAATAA
- a CDS encoding 50S ribosomal protein L14e: MAAIEVGRKCIKTAGREAGKECEIVAIIDENFVEVKGDEVKNRRCNINHLEPIME; this comes from the coding sequence ATGGCAGCTATAGAAGTTGGTAGAAAATGTATTAAAACTGCTGGAAGAGAAGCAGGTAAAGAATGTGAAATTGTTGCAATTATTGATGAAAACTTCGTAGAAGTAAAAGGAGACGAAGTTAAAAACAGACGTTGTAACATTAACCATTTAGAACCTATTATGGAATAA
- a CDS encoding DUF106 domain-containing protein has translation MAYQGSFLLGISWLQPVFDAMNAVLNPLVQMDPTPNNPVLTVFVISLAISILTVTAQKLLVDQDKMNEMQARSKALQKELREAQASGDSKQMAKIQAKQMDMMQDQSEIMKMSFRPMIVTMIPILLIFAWMWQSAIHTIVVVFPPAVYYCTLTPIFHSLGQMFYGGSITTIPYGVGWLWWYFICTFGMSQIIRKFMGFKNGF, from the coding sequence ATGGCGTATCAAGGTAGTTTTCTTTTAGGTATTTCCTGGCTTCAGCCAGTGTTTGATGCAATGAATGCTGTTCTTAATCCATTAGTTCAAATGGATCCTACCCCTAATAATCCAGTACTTACTGTATTTGTGATATCTTTGGCTATATCTATTTTAACAGTTACTGCTCAAAAATTATTAGTAGATCAGGATAAAATGAATGAAATGCAAGCTAGATCTAAAGCTTTACAAAAAGAGTTAAGAGAAGCTCAAGCTAGTGGTGACAGTAAACAAATGGCTAAAATTCAAGCTAAACAAATGGATATGATGCAGGATCAATCTGAAATAATGAAAATGTCATTTAGACCAATGATTGTTACTATGATTCCAATCCTATTGATATTTGCTTGGATGTGGCAATCTGCAATACATACTATTGTTGTTGTATTTCCTCCAGCTGTTTATTATTGTACTCTAACTCCGATTTTCCATTCATTAGGGCAAATGTTTTATGGTGGTAGCATAACTACTATTCCATATGGTGTAGGATGGTTATGGTGGTACTTTATTTGCACATTTGGAATGTCACAAATCATTAGGAAATTTATGGGATTCAAAAATGGTTTCTAG
- a CDS encoding uL15m family ribosomal protein translates to MIRKGKKINKMRGSRSNGGGSVKRRRGAGNKGGKGKAGAGKHHWSTTVIENKNYFGKHGFKRPQKTIHRSFPVNLNFLNDKAEEFVEKGIATKEDDVIVIDVTELGYNKVLATGSLDIPLVVKSPAFSESAIEKIEEAGGEAVEL, encoded by the coding sequence ATGATAAGAAAAGGTAAAAAGATTAATAAGATGAGAGGTTCTAGATCTAACGGTGGAGGCTCTGTTAAAAGAAGAAGAGGAGCTGGTAACAAAGGTGGTAAAGGTAAAGCTGGAGCTGGAAAACACCACTGGTCTACTACTGTTATTGAAAACAAAAATTACTTCGGTAAACATGGTTTCAAAAGACCTCAAAAAACTATCCACAGATCTTTCCCTGTAAACTTAAACTTCTTAAATGATAAAGCTGAAGAGTTTGTAGAAAAAGGAATTGCTACTAAAGAAGATGATGTTATTGTTATTGATGTAACTGAATTAGGTTACAACAAAGTTTTAGCAACTGGTTCTCTTGACATTCCTTTAGTTGTTAAATCTCCTGCATTCTCTGAATCTGCTATTGAAAAAATTGAAGAAGCTGGCGGAGAAGCTGTAGAATTGTAA
- the cmk gene encoding (d)CMP kinase: MIITIGGTAGSGTTTVAKVLSEKLNIPFVSAGAIFREMAAERGMSPVEFGKFAENNTDIDKEIDNRQAKLAEEAQNLIIEGRLSAYFIDANLRVCFNAPLEVRAKRVCEREDKSIEFAKEEIIAREESEALRYMDIHNIDIKNMDIYDLIINTDSFNPESIVEIILTTLKVI, from the coding sequence ATGATAATAACAATCGGTGGGACAGCAGGTAGTGGTACTACAACTGTTGCAAAGGTATTATCTGAAAAATTAAATATTCCATTTGTCTCAGCAGGAGCTATCTTTAGAGAGATGGCAGCAGAGAGAGGAATGTCTCCAGTTGAATTTGGTAAATTTGCTGAAAATAATACTGACATCGATAAAGAGATTGATAATAGACAAGCTAAACTTGCGGAAGAAGCTCAAAATCTTATTATTGAAGGAAGGCTTTCTGCATATTTCATTGATGCAAATTTAAGAGTTTGCTTTAACGCTCCTTTAGAAGTAAGAGCTAAAAGGGTATGTGAAAGAGAAGATAAATCAATTGAATTTGCAAAAGAGGAAATTATTGCTCGTGAAGAAAGTGAAGCTTTAAGATATATGGATATTCATAATATAGATATAAAAAATATGGATATTTATGATTTAATTATAAATACTGATAGTTTCAATCCTGAAAGTATTGTGGAAATTATTTTAACAACATTAAAGGTGATATGA
- a CDS encoding RNA-guided pseudouridylation complex pseudouridine synthase subunit Cbf5, with protein MDEYLIKSNVETNSEYGSNPYERPIEEHIAKGIINLDKPSGPTSHEVDSWVKRIVGANKTGHGGTLDPKVTGVLPIGIDNATRVSQLLLPAGKEYVCLMTLHKDIGEDQVKQIFDEFTGRIYQTPPVKSAVKRELRVRNIYYSTIYEIEGKDVLFRIACEAGTYVRTYCHDIGEALGCGAHMAELRRTRVGPFDERNDNLVSLHDLTDAYHFYIEDGDESYIRKAIQPMEVASSHLPQIFIKDSAVEAICHGAKLGAGGIAKLSKDIQKGNLVAIKSLKGELVAAGTSLFSSQEIINADSGLVVDTNKVFMDTGIYPKGW; from the coding sequence ATGGATGAATACTTAATTAAATCAAATGTAGAAACTAATTCTGAATATGGATCTAATCCTTATGAAAGACCTATAGAGGAACATATAGCTAAAGGTATAATCAATTTAGATAAACCATCTGGTCCTACTTCTCATGAAGTTGATTCATGGGTTAAAAGAATAGTTGGAGCTAATAAAACTGGACATGGTGGAACACTTGATCCTAAAGTAACTGGAGTGCTTCCTATTGGCATTGATAATGCTACAAGAGTTAGCCAACTTCTCCTTCCAGCTGGTAAGGAATATGTATGTCTTATGACATTACACAAAGATATTGGAGAAGATCAAGTAAAACAAATCTTCGATGAATTTACTGGTAGGATATACCAAACACCTCCAGTTAAATCAGCTGTCAAACGTGAATTAAGGGTAAGAAATATTTATTACTCTACCATTTATGAAATAGAGGGAAAAGATGTTTTATTTAGAATAGCTTGTGAAGCAGGAACCTATGTTAGAACATATTGTCATGATATCGGTGAAGCTTTAGGCTGTGGAGCTCATATGGCGGAGCTTAGAAGAACCAGAGTAGGTCCCTTTGATGAGAGAAATGATAATCTTGTAAGTCTGCATGATTTAACAGATGCTTATCATTTTTATATTGAAGATGGTGATGAATCATATATAAGAAAAGCTATTCAACCAATGGAAGTAGCTAGTTCGCATCTTCCACAGATTTTTATTAAAGATTCAGCTGTTGAAGCTATTTGCCATGGTGCAAAGCTTGGAGCAGGAGGAATCGCTAAATTATCTAAAGATATTCAAAAAGGCAACCTTGTTGCTATTAAGTCTTTAAAAGGAGAATTGGTAGCTGCAGGTACTTCATTATTTTCATCTCAAGAGATAATAAATGCAGATTCTGGTTTAGTGGTTGATACAAATAAGGTCTTTATGGATACTGGTATCTATCCAAAAGGTTGGTAG
- a CDS encoding 50S ribosomal protein L30 encodes MYLVIRIRGTTGVIKGIASTLEMLRLNRISHAVLVEENPSYKGMLQKAKDYITWGEVDLETLTKLIEKRGRLVGGARIDEEYLAENTDYSSFEELANALLNSEIKAQDIDMKPVFRLHPPRKGYKGIRHSVNEGGSLGYRGEDINNLAKRMA; translated from the coding sequence ATGTATTTAGTAATTAGAATTAGAGGTACTACTGGTGTTATTAAAGGCATTGCTAGTACTTTAGAAATGTTAAGACTTAACAGAATTAGTCATGCTGTATTAGTTGAAGAAAACCCAAGTTATAAAGGCATGCTCCAAAAGGCAAAAGACTACATCACTTGGGGAGAAGTTGACCTTGAAACTCTCACTAAACTCATCGAAAAAAGAGGAAGATTGGTTGGTGGAGCTCGTATTGATGAAGAATACCTAGCTGAAAACACTGACTACTCTAGTTTTGAAGAATTAGCTAATGCATTACTTAACAGCGAAATCAAAGCTCAAGATATTGATATGAAACCTGTATTCCGTCTTCACCCTCCAAGAAAAGGATATAAAGGAATTAGACATTCTGTAAATGAAGGTGGATCCTTAGGTTACAGAGGGGAAGATATTAATAATCTTGCAAAAAGAATGGCTTAA